TGCGGATGATCGCGGCGCGGATCTCCAGCGGCTCATCGGGAGCATCGTAGCGCGCGCCATCGGCTCCCGTCGGTGTCAGGAAGACCACCGGCACCCCCTTCTTCTTCGCAGCCCGCGCCATCGACCGCCAGGCTTTCTCCACTTGGGCCTCCGGCATGCGCCGGTCGTTGAGTGCGTAGTCGATGAAGATCACGTCGGGCCGCAGGCTCAGCACATCTTTCTCGAACCGTGCCGCACCCTTCACGCTGTCCTCGCCACCGATCGCGGTGACGATCGCATTCATCACCGCATGCGGATTCGCCTTCTGGATCTTCTCCATCGCCATCAGCGGATAGGATTCGAAAGGCTTCACCTCCGGCGTCTTGTGATAGCCCGCAGGCACGCTATGGCCGTGAAAGATCACATGGATCGTCCGGTTCTTCGGCCAAGCAACTTTCAGCTCCTGAATCAGCTTCGGCGGCAGCGGCGACTCCGCCGCATGGCTGGCACATCCGGCCAAAACCAGCAGCGGCAACCAGCACAGGACGCGGAGCGGGGCGATCACTTGCCCTTCACTAGCGTTTTACCGGCCTTCTCCCAAGCGATGATTCCACCCTCCAGCTCGGAGACCGCGGTGAATCCCGCTGCGCGCAATTGCTGTGCCGCCTTCTCCGAGCGCTTGCCGCTACGGCAGTACACCAGCACCGGCTTCTTAGGGTCCACCGTCGCCTTCGCTTTCTCCACAAATCCTTCCTCGCCGAAGGTCACCCGCTTCGCTCCCTTGAGATAGCCGGTTTCCCACTCATCCACCGTGCGCACGTCGAGGATCTGCACGCCCGAGCTAATTTGCTTCTCCGCCACCTCCACCTTCACCGGTCCGTTCGGCGGCGCTTCTTCTTTGGCCATCGAAATCATCGGCAGGAGTGCAGCGGCAGCAATAGCGAAAAACCTCATAACCATATTCCTAACCTGAAAATCCTCCCCAACAACCTCTTCCATTCAAAGTTCGGAGTTCAACGTTCAAAGTCCGCAGTTCCTCACTCCCAGTCCCCCTTCTCGTCCTTTTCCAATTGGATCCGGTCGTTCAGGTTCCGCGCCTTCACCCGGTGGTTCCGCTTGGCCCAGCGCTCCACCGTCATCTGGCGCTTCTTCGCCAGCTTCCGCAGCTTCAGGATCTCGTCGTCCAGCCGCAGGAAACTCTCCAAGCGATGTAGATCCAGCGTGCCCTCCGCCACCGCCGCGCGGATCGCACAGCCCTTGTCGTTGCCGTGCTTGCAGTCGGCGAACTTGCATTCGAGCGCCATCGTTTCCACGTCGGCGAAGCTCTCGCGGAGCGTCTGCTCGTCGGTCCACATCTGGATCTCCCGCATCCCCGGGTTGTCGATCAGCATGCCGCCGAAGGGCAGGGGAACGAGTTCGCGCGAGGTCGTCGTGTGGCGGCCCTTGCCGGTCACGTCATTCACCTCGCTGGTCCATTGCCACTCCTCGCCGTAGAGCTGGTTCACCAGCGTGGACTTGCCGACTCCGGAGGAACCTACGACGCACATGGTCACGCCGTCCTTCAGATAGGATTGCAGCACCTCCAGCCCCTCGCCGGTGAGGGCGCTGGTCACATGGATGTCCGCATCGGCGGAGAGAGCGCGCAGTTCCCGCGCACAGGCTTCGTTGTGCTCTGGCGGGCACAGGTCGGACTTGTTGATCAGCACCACCGCCTTCGCCGCGCTGCGACCGATCAGCGTGAAGTAGCGCTCCATGCGCCGCGGGTTATGGTCCGGGCCGGAATCGGTGACCACCGCCACCACATCCACGTTCGCGCCGATCACCTGTTCCTCCACGCTCTTCCCCGGCATCTTGCGGGAGAAGCAGGACTTCCGCGGCAGGCTCGCGCGGATCACGTGATCTTCGTTCTCGCCGCCCAGCTCCACCGCCACCCAGTCGCCCACCGCCGGCAGATCCGCATCCGTCTCCGCGTCGTGCCAGACCTTGCCGGAGAGCACCACGTCGATCTCCTCCACGTCCTCGGGATCTTCTCCCACGAAGGCGCTGTAGTTGATCGTCGTTTCCCGGATCAGCCGCGCGGGGAACCAGCCCTTCGCTTCGTAAGGAGCAAAAGCCTCGGCAAAAAAGTCATCCCAACCCAACTCGGCGAGCGTCATCCGTGGCAGAGCCTAGGGGTGAATCGCCGCACTGTCGATGCCTGCCGCGTCCCACTCATGCGCGGGTCAGGGTCATTACGCATTCCAAGTGCCGCGTGTGCGGGAAGAGGTCGAAGGGCTGCACCTTCCCCAGCTTGAAGCCGCCTTCCTTCAGGATCGCCAGATCGCGCACCTGAGTCGCCGGGTCGCAGGACACGTAGACCACCCGCGCCGGGGCGAAGGCGATGAGCTGCGCCAGAAACTCCGGCGAGCAACCTTTGCGCGGCGGGTCGATCAGCACCGCTGTCTCGGTCGCAGGAAACTGGATGTCCGCGAAAATCGCCTCGGCGGATGCCGCCATGAAAGTCGCGTTCGTGATGCCATTCGTCTCCGCATTCCGGCGCGCCCAATCGGCGGCGGATTCATTTACCTCCACCCCCGCCACCTGCTCGAAGTGCTTCGCCAGGGTCAGCGCGAAGAGGCCGGAGCCGCAGTAGGCATCCACCAGGTAGCGTGCCCCGCCTTCGCAGGCCTCACCCCCTGCGTGTCCGGTGAAGGCGGGCAGGATGAAGGGGTTGTTTTGGAAGAAATCGCCCGCCAGGAAGTCGAAGGACAGCTCGCCCACGTGCTCGGTCACCACCGCGTTCGGGTTCGTTTCGACCCGGCCTTCGGTCGCGCGCAGCAGCAGGGTCGCGCCTTTCTTGAAGGACTTCGCCCGCTGCCGGATCGAGGCCCGCTCCCGCGGCAGCGCGGCATTGATCTCCGCCATCGCGATCGGGCACTGTGGCACGTCGATGATCCCGCTGCGGCGGCCGATCGGCAGGAAGCCGATGCCCTCGATCTCGCCATCGCGTGGACGGTCGAAGTGAGGCGTGATCTTCGAGCGGTAGTTCCAGAGTGCGGGGGAGGGGATGCAAGGCTCCACCGGGAACTCGATTCCCGCCATGTGCTGTAACAACTCGCCCACCTGCCGTGTCTTCCACGCCAGCTGCGCCTCGTAGTTCAGGTGTTGGTACTGGCAGCCGCCGCAGGTCCCGAAGAGAGGGCAGCCGGGCTCGGTCCGCTCGGGGGCCGGCTCGAGCACTTCCATCAGGTCCGCCTGCGAGCAGTTCTTGTCATTGCGGAAGACTCGCGCCTTCACGAGCTCCCCCGGTAGGCAGAAGGGCACGAAGATCACCCAGCCGTCGATCCGGCCGATTCCGATCCCCAGATTGCTCAGGGCATCGATCCGGAGCTCGATTTCCTGATGGTAGGCGAAGGGATGGGGATGGAATTTCTTGGGCGGGCGCTGCATGCGGAGCCTCCGGGTTAGGGCCCCCGGGGGCGCTTGCCAAGCGGCAATCCCGGCGGCAGATTGGAGACATGAAGGCGGGAATCCTCTTCTTCGCGGCAATCACCTCTCTGCCCGCGGCCGCGGCGGAGAAGACCGTCTGGTATGATTCGAAGGGGAATGTCGCCCTCGTGGAGAAGGAATCTTCCAAGATCCCCGAGCCCTTCATCCCGCAGTGGGTGGCCCGGGAAGAACGCCGGGACCGCGCCTTGAAGGGGAGCCCGGGCCCGCGTCGGAGCCGCGGCTGGTCCAGCACTTGGAGCTCGGCCTATCCGACGTACGGCTCCGCCTGCTACCGTCAGGCTTACCCGCGCTGCCATCGCCCGGCGGGCTGGCGCGTGATCATTCGCTAGCGTCCGGTGCCTTGGCCCGCACCGTGGGGCCATCCTGCTTCGGCTGCTCGGTCGTTGCCCGCATGTCCCGGGCATCCGGCAGCCGTTGGGTCAGGTCCGGCAGCAGCTTGGGCGCCCCCTGGTTCACCATCTGCAGCGGGGCTACAGGCGTGTCGTCCACCCGCGTCGGCTTGTTCCTCGGCTTCGTCATCGGTTCTTCCGGTACCTCCACGGCCTTGGGCGGCGGCGTACAGGCGGCGAAGAGACAGGTCAGTGCGAGAATGCAGGTGAGACGCATGACAGGTTTTCGGGACGGGCCGGGACGATGGCCGAGCTGGAAGGGCTTGGCAATGTAGAACATTCGGCGTTTCCCGGGGCCGCAAAATGGCCTCGGACGCCGCTCCGGGCGCGGCGATGATCAGTAAGTTTGGCTGCTTTCTCCCGATTTCAAGATTTCTCGCCAAAGCCTGAAAAAAGATAAAGAAAGCCCGCCAACAGACTCGTTATCCACGGGTTGGATCAAAGACAGCACCTACCA
The genomic region above belongs to Luteolibacter rhizosphaerae and contains:
- a CDS encoding rhodanese-like domain-containing protein codes for the protein MAKEEAPPNGPVKVEVAEKQISSGVQILDVRTVDEWETGYLKGAKRVTFGEEGFVEKAKATVDPKKPVLVYCRSGKRSEKAAQQLRAAGFTAVSELEGGIIAWEKAGKTLVKGK
- a CDS encoding class I SAM-dependent RNA methyltransferase, encoding MQRPPKKFHPHPFAYHQEIELRIDALSNLGIGIGRIDGWVIFVPFCLPGELVKARVFRNDKNCSQADLMEVLEPAPERTEPGCPLFGTCGGCQYQHLNYEAQLAWKTRQVGELLQHMAGIEFPVEPCIPSPALWNYRSKITPHFDRPRDGEIEGIGFLPIGRRSGIIDVPQCPIAMAEINAALPRERASIRQRAKSFKKGATLLLRATEGRVETNPNAVVTEHVGELSFDFLAGDFFQNNPFILPAFTGHAGGEACEGGARYLVDAYCGSGLFALTLAKHFEQVAGVEVNESAADWARRNAETNGITNATFMAASAEAIFADIQFPATETAVLIDPPRKGCSPEFLAQLIAFAPARVVYVSCDPATQVRDLAILKEGGFKLGKVQPFDLFPHTRHLECVMTLTRA
- the rsgA gene encoding ribosome small subunit-dependent GTPase A, giving the protein MTLAELGWDDFFAEAFAPYEAKGWFPARLIRETTINYSAFVGEDPEDVEEIDVVLSGKVWHDAETDADLPAVGDWVAVELGGENEDHVIRASLPRKSCFSRKMPGKSVEEQVIGANVDVVAVVTDSGPDHNPRRMERYFTLIGRSAAKAVVLINKSDLCPPEHNEACARELRALSADADIHVTSALTGEGLEVLQSYLKDGVTMCVVGSSGVGKSTLVNQLYGEEWQWTSEVNDVTGKGRHTTTSRELVPLPFGGMLIDNPGMREIQMWTDEQTLRESFADVETMALECKFADCKHGNDKGCAIRAAVAEGTLDLHRLESFLRLDDEILKLRKLAKKRQMTVERWAKRNHRVKARNLNDRIQLEKDEKGDWE
- a CDS encoding SGNH/GDSL hydrolase family protein, with product MIAPLRVLCWLPLLVLAGCASHAAESPLPPKLIQELKVAWPKNRTIHVIFHGHSVPAGYHKTPEVKPFESYPLMAMEKIQKANPHAVMNAIVTAIGGEDSVKGAARFEKDVLSLRPDVIFIDYALNDRRMPEAQVEKAWRSMARAAKKKGVPVVFLTPTGADGARYDAPDEPLEIRAAIIRKVASEEGVPVGDVLVAWKAALKGTRQERLLATGNHPNKRGHEIAAKVIARMFGVL